The window CTGTTTATTAAATGCAACAGGCGTCATATATCCCAATGACGAATGTAATCGTTTATAATTATACCAATACGCATAAGCAGAGAAACGCTGTTGTAGCTCCCTAGTATTGCTAAACGTTGTATTTTTTACAAACTCAGTTTTAATTGTCTTAAATGTTGCTTCTGACACGGCATTATCGTAAGGACATCCCTTATTGCTTAGTGAACGGGTGATCCCAAACAGGTCAAAACATCCATCAAGCAATTGATTATCAAATTCTTTTCCTCTATCGGAATGAAATAACGCAATTGACGATAAAGGCGCTTTAATTTGGCTTAATGCTGACATAACAAGCTCTGCTGTTTTATGTTGTCCAACACGATAGCCTGCGATTTTTCGTGCTGAAAGATCAAGTAATACGCAAAGGTAATTCCATTTTTTACCGACCTTTATATAAGTCAAATCAGCAACAATCACGGTGGCTTTCATTCCTACTGTAAAATTTCGTTGCAATACATTATTTATAGTAACGGAATTAACGTTTTTGTTATTGTTTTTGTAACATTTTTGGGTGTATTTTGACTTTAGCGATAATGATTTCATCACTTTTGCAACATAACGACGAGAGACGCTTATCCCTTCAGTTAACAGTGCTTGCCGTATTCTTCTTGTTCCGTAAGACTGATAACTACCATTAAAAATCGTTAAGATCTGTTGGGCGTATTTTAATCTTCTTTGATACGCATTTTTTTTGCACTGATAATAAAAATAATGCCTTGATATACCTAAGCATCTACATAACCACTGCAACGAGTAGCGATGTCGGCAAGCTTGGATCACTGCGATTTTCGTCCCATTATCAGTGCGGCTTGCTTTAGGATATCGTTTTCCATACGAAGCTGCTTAAGCTCTTTGCGTAGAGCAATTAATTCCTGCTCCTCTAGGCTACGATTATCTTTTGTTTTGAATGAACCACTTTGCGTGGCTTGAGCAATCCAACGATCTAATGCTGATGGTGTGAGATCATATTCGGCTATTAGCTCACTACGTGACTTACCATGCTGATATAAATTAACCATCTGTTGTTTAAAATCATCATTAAATGTTCGTCTAGGTCGTTTGACTGTATTCATATTTATTTCCTCTTTTAGTGATAAGTTTACCTTACCCCCTAAAAAAACTGTATGAATTAGTGTAGCCTATCCATGATTTATTTTCTATACTTGAGGTGATTAGGAGAACGATAATCGATAGCATAAGACAAATAGTTACACATCGGTTAGAAATAGATTTTGGCAATTGAATAACAATTTATTTTAAAAAAGAGAAATCTGCTTCTATGTGAAGAAGCAGATTAAAAAAATAAGAGTATAATTTGAGTAAAAATATGATTATCAGTAATCTCTGTGGCTCTCTTTATCTCTCTTTTTTTGCTCAAAATAGTGTTGTTTTAACTTCTGCCACTTTAATGTATCTGTTGCATCGACTTTACGTATCAATTTAGCAGGATTACCGGCTACAATGCTATTGGCTTCAACCGACTTAGTGACAACACTACCAGCCGCTACAATAACATTATCGCCAATCGTAATACCGGGTAAAATAACAGCATTAGCCCCGATCCATACGTTATTACCAATAGTAATAGGTAAACCAAACTCCAAACCTGTATTACGCACTTCGGGATCAATCGGATGGCCTGCAGTATAAAATCCAGCTCTAGGCCCGACTAATACATTATCTCCAAAGGTGATGGTATTCACATCGAGGAAAATGCACTCCATATTGCAATAAAAATTCTCCCCAACATAAATATGTTTACCATAATCAACATGGATAGGTGGATTCATATAAAGATGTTCGCCATGCCCACCGAGCAGCTGTTTCTCTAATTTAACAATCGTTGCCGTATCATCAATCGGTAATTGATTAATTTGTTGAGCTAGCTTTTTACCGTGAACGGAACGATTCACTTCAGAAATCCCTGATGCTAAATAAAGTTCACCTTTTAACATTTGTTCGTAATCAAAATCTGACATAAGCATTCCTATTGAAATAAAGTTAAATCGATTGATTCAGCCATGGCTTTTAAACCGTTAGCATAAGGATGTAAACCATCACCATCAAACTCTTTTTTTAATTTTTGAGGGTTATTATCATCACGAAGCAGTGCATCAAAATCGAATATAGCATTACAATCCCGATTAGAACGAATCCATGAATTGATGGTTTGCCGTTTTACCTCCCCTTCCTCACTATAGAAATTGAGGAATTTACCTTCAAATGGCGTTAAAGTTGCACAAAAAACCTTTATTCCTTGGCTTTGACTGCGGCTGATTAGCTGTTTCCAACCGTTGATGATCTCTTCTGCGGTAACTTCTTGTTTAACTAATCCATCAAATCCAGAATGGCCAATATCATTAATGCCCTGCATGATAACAACCCAACGTACATTAGGAACAGATAATACATCACGATCAAAACGGGCAAGTGAACTCGGACCATTTTGTCCTGACGGTAAATCATTTAAAATACGATTACCACTAATTCCCGCATTAACCACACCAATATGCTTAAGGTTGCTTTGTGCGAGTCGTTTAGCTAAAAATCAGGCCAACGACGATTCATATTAAGACCCGATAAATAACCATCGATAATTGAATCACCTAGCGTAACAATTGTTCCACTATTCGGTTCGGTAGTTTCTACTTCAACACGAGAAAGATAAAACCGCATCGAAGATGTTACTGCGTTACTCGATAATTGTTCGTTAGCTGTGGTATTACCATTAGAATCAATCCAAGCTGTTTGCTCCCCGTTAGGGTGAACAACGCTTAAACCCGTACGTTGAAGTAAATATAAGCTAATCGTTAACTCATCCAAAGCATTCACCTCAAAATCAACCGGATCTGAAATGGCAGGAGCGCCAGCAGGAACGATAATCTGAGTTTGTCCACCAAATAGAACTGGCTTAAGAGTATTAAGCTCGATAGTACCTGCTTGTTTTCCTGGTTTTGCCACCGTTACCGCACCAATGACCAATGGCTGAGTTCCCGTTTCGTTAGAGAAGCGTAATCGAATTTTATTGCTGCCTTGGCTCAATTTAATCATCTGCCGAATTGTATTTTGATTCATATCTTGACCAACAGGGAAAACGGGACTCGCTCCCCAAGAGCCAATCCAGCTATGTTCAACGGCTTGGCTGGCTGATGTTGCTAATACACATGCCGTTAATGAAATAGCAGTTTTTTTAATCCCTTTCTTATAATATTAGACATAAACGATATCTCCTAAAATGAATCTTGGGTACTCGGTCTTAATGTTTTTTAATCTAATTCATTGAGTAAATATAGTGTTTGATAAGGCTCCAGTTCAGTCAACATCTCTTTAATCGGATGTGAATAGTTATGACATACAATTTTTGTTGTCTCTTTTATCACGATTGGATGAGCCATTTTTTGTTTTTTATCAGTCAAATTGGCAACAACCGTTAAGATAGCGTGTTGATATTGACGTTGATAGATCCAAAGATCATTACTTGCAGGTAATAAATCTTGATAATCCCCTAAAATTAAAATCTCATACTGCTTTCTCAATTGAATTAACATTTGATAGAAGTAGAATATTGATGACTTATCAGCCAATGCTTTTTCAACGTTAATTGATGGATACTGTTTAGCTACGCTAATCCAAGGTGTATATTGTGAAAATCCAGCAAACGCTGCATCATTCCACTGCATTGGTGTTCGGCTATTATCTCGTGATTTCTGAGCTAAAATCGCCAGAATCTCTTTTTCTGATAGACCATGTTCAATTTTTTCATGATAGAAATTAAGTGATTCAATATCTCGATATTGTTTTATCGAATCGAAATGCGGATTTAACATACCGATCTCTTCACCTTGATAGATATAAGGTGTCCCCTGCATACCATAAAGAATCATTGCCCAGCAAGTTGCTGACACATGATGATATTGCCCTTCTGAACCAAATCGAGACGCGATTCTTGGCTGGTCATGATTACACCAAAATAGTGCTGGCCATGCTTTATTGTGCATACCTTGTTGCCAGTAGCTAAAAATCTTTTTAAGCTCAATAAAATCAGGTTTTGCAACACACCACTTTTCACCATTAGGATAATCGACTTTTAAATGATGAAAATTAAATACCATTGAGAGTTCTTTACCATCTAAATTAGCATATTTGACACAGTTATCTAGCGTTGTTGAGGACATTTCACCAACCGTTACGGTTTGATTAGGTTGAAATACTTTAGTACTCAATTCTTGAAGGTATTCGTGTACCCGTGGACCATCAGTATAGAATCGGCGGCCATCGCCTTGTAAATCATCGAGAAAATCTTGCTGTTTTGAGATCAAATTAATAACATCTAAACGTAATGCATCGACGCCACGTTTAATCCAGAATTGACAAACTTTAACGATTTCGGCACGCACTTTTGAGTTTTCCCAATTCAGATCCGGCTGATTTTCGGAAAATAGATGTAAATAGTACTGTTTTGATACTTCGTGCCACTTCCAGGCCCCACCACCAAATTTAGATCGCCAGTTATTTGGTGGAGATTGATTATTATCTTTACCATTTTTCCAGATATAAAAGTCGCGATATTCACTATTAGGATCTAGCGCTTGTTGAAACCAAAAATGTTTATCCGATGTATGATTAAATACCATATCAAGCATGATCTTAATCCCTTTTTGATGAGCCTTTGTCACTAACTCATCAAAATCATCTAACGTACCGTAATCTGGGTTAATATCGTAATAATCGGCAATATCGTAACCGTTATCGACTTGCGGCGAAGGATAAATTGGTGTAATCCAAATTCCATCAACGCCAAGCGTTTTTAAGTAATCTAAACGTTGAATAATACCTTGTAAATCACCTATTGCTAACGCATTAGCTTGTACATTTTTTGTTGATTGAAAGCTTTTGGGATAGATCTGGTAAATCACCCCTTTTTGCCACCAATTGTTATTTGATATGATTGTATTCATTATTCAACCTTCTTACGCTTGTTTACTTTTAATTTTAAAAATTAATGAGGTTAATAGGATTGGCACCACTATAGCGACTAGCATTGCAAATAGATAAACTATCCAATATTGAGGTTTAATGGATAAAATACCTGGTAATCCACCAACACCGATGCCATTTGATAATACGCCAAATAGACCACAAATAAGTCCTGCTAAGGCAGCACCGATCATTGCACACAACATCGGATAACGGTATTTTAAGTTAACGCCATACATTGCAGGTTCTGTTACACCTAAATAGGCTGAAATAGCAGCGGGAATAGTAATATCGCGTTCTTGTTTTTTACCGACAATAATCATTCCAACCACAGCAGATGCCTGTGCAATATTAGATAAGGCAATAATTGGCCAAATTGGTGTTCCGCCAAAATCTTTGGTCATCTGCATATCAATTGCTAGTGTAGTATGATGAATCCCGGTGATAACTAAAGGTGCATAAAAAAATCCAAAAATAGCCGAACCAATCGCCGCAAAATCACCAGTCATTAATAATCTAACAACATATGATACACCATTGCCTAATTCACGACCGATTGGCCCAATTACAAAATGAGCGGCAACAACAGCAACAACAATAGATACAAACGGTACAACAACTAAATAGAGATAACTCGGCACGATTCGTTTGAAACGTGTTTCAAACCAGCCTAAGAATAAACCAGCTAAAATAGAAGGAATCACCTGCGCTTGATAACCTACTTTTTCAATCTGAATAAAACCAAAATCCCAAACATCTGGGATTGTACTACCTAACGCGTAGGCATTAAGTAATTGCGGTGAAACTAATGTTACACCTAAAACAATACCAAGGACGGGTGATCCCCCCATTTTTCTGACGGTTGACCAACAAATAGCAACGGGTAAAAAGTGGAAAATGGCTTCACACGGTAACCATAAAAAATTATAGATTGGAATGAGAATAGGACAAATATCAGTGAGTTTTTTACCATCACTAATCGGCATCTCACCGATAATATTTCTAAATCCAAGCAGTAACCCCCCTGCAATCAATGCAGGTAATAAAGGGACAAAAATTTCCGCTAAATCCGATAAGGCTTTTTCCCACCACTTCATATTTTTAGTGGCTGCTTTTTTAACCTCTTCTTTTGACGACTCTTCTTTGCCAATTAAATTTAACAATAATGGATAATAGTCACTGACATCAGTACCAATGATGACTTGAAACTGCCCTGCTTGTGTGAAGCAGCCTTTTACAGCACTAATGGTTTTAATCGTTTCAACATCAGCTAAGTTAGGATCATTTAAAACAAATCGAAAACGCGTTAAACAGTGAGTCACACTCACAATATTAGCTTTACCGCCAATAGCATCAATGAGTTGATTTAATGACTCTATTTTACTGGAATTGTTCATAATTGGCCTTTAATAAAATTAAAATAGGGAACGTTCCCATCCTAATATCCTAAATATGAAAAAGCAAATATAAACAAAAAAAATAGCTTAAAATTGTGAACTAGATCATTTTATTTACAATATGATTATTTACAAGGTAATAATGTACAGGGCTGCATCAGTACACTTTCTTGATAACGCTCATCATTAGGATGCTTAATTAATTGAAGCAACTGATCAATAGCCAATTTACCGCTAAGATCAACATGAAGATTAACACGATCTAAATTAGGAAATAGAAAATCTAACATAACATTACAGCCAATATAACCAATTTTAATCTCACGCCCCGTTTCGTGACAAAATTTACAAACCCCTAATGCAATATTATCGGTTGCACAAATAATAGCCTGTATATGTTGGTGTTGATTAAAGAGTTGTTTGGCTTGTTCATATCCTGACGTAAATGATAAATTAGCACAGTAAATATAGGAAGGCTTATGGGATTGTTCACACAAATCGCGATAATGTTGATTACGTTCTTTGCCTGTGGAGAGATCTTTATCATCAATACCGATATAGGCAATATGCTCAAATTGTGCTGCATAAAGTTGATATAGTTTTTCTACTGCCCCTTTATTGTCATAGATGATAGAGATAAAATTAGTCACTCGCTGTGAAATAAAAACAATCCGATTTTTCCAATACCCAGCCTGTTCTAGTGTAAGTTCTGAAAAAGAGAATGCAATAATCCCATCAATTTGTCGAGAAAATAGCATAGATAAATGTTGATTGAAAACCGTATTATTAAATTGGCTTTCTAACACTAATACATCAATATTTTTTGTCTCACAAATAGATAATATTGATTTAAGGGCTAAGTTTTCTGAATGAGAGTCAAGGCGAGTAACGATCACAGCAATAACACGTTTATTATGACCTTTTAATCCCCTAGCTGATATCGATGGCGTAAATTGGCACTCTTCAATAACCTTTTGAATTTTTTGCCGAGCTGCGGCACTCACGCCTTTTTCATTATTAATCACTCTTGATACCGTTGATTTACTGACCCCAGCAAGTTTGGCAATATCTTTAATCGTGATGTTATGGCAATGACTCATAGTAGTTATCTATAAAAATACAATTTTTTAATAAAAATTAATATAGTCGATTGTAGGTTTTCCCCGAATTGGAGTCAATATGAAATAACCATCAACTGCTATATTAGCTTTCCCCTATCATCATTCATCTCTGAAAGACTCTTATTGCAATTTACTAGTAAATAAACAAAGTTATATCAAGTCTTGTTATCTAATCAAAATTCGATGAATATTGAAACGAATCCTGATATGATTCAAACAATCTACGATAAATATACCGAAATGTAATAATTGATATAATGAAAATCACTGCCTGGATTGATAGTTTTCGTTTAAAAACGTTACCGTTAGCGCTATCTGCTATTTTTGTTGGTAATGCTTTAGCTTATTGGCAACAACACTTTAATATTGGGATTATGCTATTAACGCTATTAACTGCCATCTTATTACAAGTGCTATCTAATCTCGCTAATGATTATGGCGACACCGTAAAAGGGGCTGATAAAGTTAATCGAATCGGCCCATTACGTGGTATCCAGCATGGACTAATTACATTAAAACAGTTACGACGAGCCCTATTCATCAACCTAATAATGTGTGTAATTAGTGGGATTACCCTGCTTATTGTCGCTTGTGATTCCTATATTGAATTTGTTCAGTTTATTATATTAGGCTTATTATCAATTATTGCGGCAATCACTTATACCGTAGGGAAAAAACCCTATGGTTATATTGGGTTTGGTGATTTGTCAGTACTAATATTTTTTGGTTTAGTAAGTATTTTAGGTAGCTATTATCTACAAACTAAAGCGTTACCTTTATTCATACTTTTCCCTGCTTTTGGCTGTGGATTATTATCAGTTGCCGTACTTAATATCAATAATTTACGAGATGTGCATAGCGATAAACAAAACAATAAACGGACGCTGATTGTCTTAATTGGTGATAAAGCTGGTTGCTATTACCATACTCTGTTATTAATTTTAGCTTTTGCATGTTTATTACATTTTTCTTATTACTATTTAAATACCCCTTTTAGTTATCTGTTTCTATTGGGATTACCGTTGATGTATCAACAGATTCGTGATGTTTTTCGATATCGTTCAACGCCAGCGATGGCTCCTCTACTATTTAAAATGGTAAAATTCGCTATGTTAACGAATACTCTTTATTGTATTGGTATTATTTTAAGTTAATAAGAAAAGCATTTAAATAAGCATTATAAAAGTTTAATTATAAGGCATATTAAATATCATTAATAATTACTTTTTATGATAAGAAAATGAAAGTCATTATCATTAAAATTAATTTTTTCAATAAGTTAATATTTTTATTTAGTCTTAAATAATTTCAGTTTATTATAAGCATTAATACCATAAAAAAAGTATGGATATATGCTATGAATGATAAAAATAAACCTCAAAATGTGAGTCGACGTAATTTTTTACAAAAATCACTTGTCGTTGGTGGTGCTACAGCATTATTGGGTAATCTTAAATTACCGATGGCCTATGCACAAACAGAACAAACAAAATCGACGATAAACAGTAATACCGATAAGGAAATCATTAGCTATAGTGCATGTTTAGTCAATTGCGGTAGTCGCTGCCCATTAAAAGTACACGTAAAGAATGATATCATCACTAAAATTTCTGTTGAAAACGGAATTAATGATAATATTTTTGGACAACATCAAATTCGTCCCTGCTTACGAGGACGGTCTGTCCGTTGGCGAACATATAATCCTGAACGTTTAAAATCCCCGATGCTAAGAATTGGTAAGCGTGGTGAAGGTAAATTTAAAAAAATATCGTGGGATGAAGCCACAACTTTATTAGCTCAAAAATTACGTCACACCATCGATACCTATGGCAACGAAGCCATTTTTTATCAATATGGCTCAGGTACCACCGGAGCAAATCTTAGTGGTAGAAATACCAGCAAACGATTACTCAATATTCTTGGTGGTTTCGTTGACTATCATGGTACCTACTCTGATGCTCAAATTATGACAATTCAGCCTTATCTATTTGGCCAAACAAATAATAATTATGGTACGCAATTACAGTCGTTATTTGATCAAATCAAATATTCTGATTTAGTCGTCATGTTTGGACAAAATATTGCTGAAACCAGAATGTCTGGTGGAGGACAAGTTACAGAGCTTTATCATGCGTTAGAACAAAGTAAAGCTAAGGTCATTATTATTGATCCTCGTTGTAATGATAGCGTTGTTGCTTATAATGCTGAATGGCTACCAATTAGACCGGGAACTGATGCTGCACTCGTTGCCGCTATTGGTTATACGCTAATCGATGAAAATCTCATTAATGAAGCGATGCTAAATAAATACTGCGTAGGCTGGAATAGTGATACATTACCTGCAAGTGCTCCAGCCAACAGTAACTATAAATCTTATATTTTAGGTCTAAGCTCAGATAACGTTGCAAAAACGCCTGAATGGGCTGAAAAATTGACAGGGATTCCTGCTGATAGGATACGTCAATTAGCAAGAGAAATCGTGGCAGCAAAAGCAGCTTGGATCTCGCAAGGTTGGGGAGTTCAACGTACCCAAACTGGGGAACATGCGGCAAGAGCAATTATGGCTTTACCTATTATGACTGGGCAATTTGGTCGTAAAGGTACCAATATCGGTACTTGGGGTGGCAGTGTCTCTTATCCTGTAGCCGGAATGCCAACCAGTAATCCAGTAACGGTTACAATCCCAGTTTTTTTATGGACTAAAGCTATTGAAGAAGGTGAAAATTTAACTGCTAAAAATGCCTTCATTAAAGGAAAAGATAAACTTGATGTAGGTATTAAATTTTTATGGAATTACGCCAGTAACGTAATAGGTAATCAACATGCCGATTTAAATAAAACACATGAAATTCTATCTGATGA is drawn from Orbaceae bacterium BiB and contains these coding sequences:
- a CDS encoding DMSO/selenate family reductase complex A subunit, which gives rise to MNDKNKPQNVSRRNFLQKSLVVGGATALLGNLKLPMAYAQTEQTKSTINSNTDKEIISYSACLVNCGSRCPLKVHVKNDIITKISVENGINDNIFGQHQIRPCLRGRSVRWRTYNPERLKSPMLRIGKRGEGKFKKISWDEATTLLAQKLRHTIDTYGNEAIFYQYGSGTTGANLSGRNTSKRLLNILGGFVDYHGTYSDAQIMTIQPYLFGQTNNNYGTQLQSLFDQIKYSDLVVMFGQNIAETRMSGGGQVTELYHALEQSKAKVIIIDPRCNDSVVAYNAEWLPIRPGTDAALVAAIGYTLIDENLINEAMLNKYCVGWNSDTLPASAPANSNYKSYILGLSSDNVAKTPEWAEKLTGIPADRIRQLAREIVAAKAAWISQGWGVQRTQTGEHAARAIMALPIMTGQFGRKGTNIGTWGGSVSYPVAGMPTSNPVTVTIPVFLWTKAIEEGENLTAKNAFIKGKDKLDVGIKFLWNYASNVIGNQHADLNKTHEILSDESKCEFILVWDTHMTASAKYADLLLPDVSGVETNDIINNSYQSGAYHYLIRMQAAIKPLWENRITYDVLAEVAEKLGVKDEFTEGKSYEDWIVYCYEKTRANNQILPPFAQTDGKGVIDRRIANSDEYIALKDFHDDPINHPLNTPSGKIEFYSETLANIAQDWQLDEKDKLYPIPAYLPAIEGIEDSASLVKYPLQLTGYHTKAHCHSSYANLPQLKEAAVDAIWINPIDAEKRQIKHGQLVEVYNDRGRLYMPAKVTPRIMPGVLAIPQGAWAKTNKEGVDIGGCINRLTSQRPSVLAKGNPQHTNLVEIKSLSL
- the treB gene encoding PTS trehalose transporter subunit IIBC, encoding MNNSSKIESLNQLIDAIGGKANIVSVTHCLTRFRFVLNDPNLADVETIKTISAVKGCFTQAGQFQVIIGTDVSDYYPLLLNLIGKEESSKEEVKKAATKNMKWWEKALSDLAEIFVPLLPALIAGGLLLGFRNIIGEMPISDGKKLTDICPILIPIYNFLWLPCEAIFHFLPVAICWSTVRKMGGSPVLGIVLGVTLVSPQLLNAYALGSTIPDVWDFGFIQIEKVGYQAQVIPSILAGLFLGWFETRFKRIVPSYLYLVVVPFVSIVVAVVAAHFVIGPIGRELGNGVSYVVRLLMTGDFAAIGSAIFGFFYAPLVITGIHHTTLAIDMQMTKDFGGTPIWPIIALSNIAQASAVVGMIIVGKKQERDITIPAAISAYLGVTEPAMYGVNLKYRYPMLCAMIGAALAGLICGLFGVLSNGIGVGGLPGILSIKPQYWIVYLFAMLVAIVVPILLTSLIFKIKSKQA
- a CDS encoding IS3 family transposase, which translates into the protein MIQACRHRYSLQWLCRCLGISRHYFYYQCKKNAYQRRLKYAQQILTIFNGSYQSYGTRRIRQALLTEGISVSRRYVAKVMKSLSLKSKYTQKCYKNNNKNVNSVTINNVLQRNFTVGMKATVIVADLTYIKVGKKWNYLCVLLDLSARKIAGYRVGQHKTAELVMSALSQIKAPLSSIALFHSDRGKEFDNQLLDGCFDLFGITRSLSNKGCPYDNAVSEATFKTIKTEFVKNTTFSNTRELQQRFSAYAYWYNYKRLHSSLGYMTPVAFNKQLPLNLVV
- a CDS encoding 1,4-dihydroxy-2-naphthoate polyprenyltransferase translates to MKITAWIDSFRLKTLPLALSAIFVGNALAYWQQHFNIGIMLLTLLTAILLQVLSNLANDYGDTVKGADKVNRIGPLRGIQHGLITLKQLRRALFINLIMCVISGITLLIVACDSYIEFVQFIILGLLSIIAAITYTVGKKPYGYIGFGDLSVLIFFGLVSILGSYYLQTKALPLFILFPAFGCGLLSVAVLNINNLRDVHSDKQNNKRTLIVLIGDKAGCYYHTLLLILAFACLLHFSYYYLNTPFSYLFLLGLPLMYQQIRDVFRYRSTPAMAPLLFKMVKFAMLTNTLYCIGIILS
- a CDS encoding transposase, whose protein sequence is MNTVKRPRRTFNDDFKQQMVNLYQHGKSRSELIAEYDLTPSALDRWIAQATQSGSFKTKDNRSLEEQELIALRKELKQLRMENDILKQAALIMGRKSQ
- a CDS encoding LacI family DNA-binding transcriptional regulator, with product MSHCHNITIKDIAKLAGVSKSTVSRVINNEKGVSAAARQKIQKVIEECQFTPSISARGLKGHNKRVIAVIVTRLDSHSENLALKSILSICETKNIDVLVLESQFNNTVFNQHLSMLFSRQIDGIIAFSFSELTLEQAGYWKNRIVFISQRVTNFISIIYDNKGAVEKLYQLYAAQFEHIAYIGIDDKDLSTGKERNQHYRDLCEQSHKPSYIYCANLSFTSGYEQAKQLFNQHQHIQAIICATDNIALGVCKFCHETGREIKIGYIGCNVMLDFLFPNLDRVNLHVDLSGKLAIDQLLQLIKHPNDERYQESVLMQPCTLLPCK
- the treC gene encoding alpha,alpha-phosphotrehalase translates to MNTIISNNNWWQKGVIYQIYPKSFQSTKNVQANALAIGDLQGIIQRLDYLKTLGVDGIWITPIYPSPQVDNGYDIADYYDINPDYGTLDDFDELVTKAHQKGIKIMLDMVFNHTSDKHFWFQQALDPNSEYRDFYIWKNGKDNNQSPPNNWRSKFGGGAWKWHEVSKQYYLHLFSENQPDLNWENSKVRAEIVKVCQFWIKRGVDALRLDVINLISKQQDFLDDLQGDGRRFYTDGPRVHEYLQELSTKVFQPNQTVTVGEMSSTTLDNCVKYANLDGKELSMVFNFHHLKVDYPNGEKWCVAKPDFIELKKIFSYWQQGMHNKAWPALFWCNHDQPRIASRFGSEGQYHHVSATCWAMILYGMQGTPYIYQGEEIGMLNPHFDSIKQYRDIESLNFYHEKIEHGLSEKEILAILAQKSRDNSRTPMQWNDAAFAGFSQYTPWISVAKQYPSINVEKALADKSSIFYFYQMLIQLRKQYEILILGDYQDLLPASNDLWIYQRQYQHAILTVVANLTDKKQKMAHPIVIKETTKIVCHNYSHPIKEMLTELEPYQTLYLLNELD
- a CDS encoding sugar O-acetyltransferase, translating into MLMSDFDYEQMLKGELYLASGISEVNRSVHGKKLAQQINQLPIDDTATIVKLEKQLLGGHGEHLYMNPPIHVDYGKHIYVGENFYCNMECIFLDVNTITFGDNVLVGPRAGFYTAGHPIDPEVRNTGLEFGLPITIGNNVWIGANAVILPGITIGDNVIVAAGSVVTKSVEANSIVAGNPAKLIRKVDATDTLKWQKLKQHYFEQKKRDKESHRDY